Proteins encoded within one genomic window of Acidiferrobacter thiooxydans:
- a CDS encoding glutathione S-transferase N-terminal domain-containing protein — MAIPAVRKPIMTLYSGITCPFSHKVRIVLLEKDVECQIIHVDLKKKPRELAELNPYNQVPTMVDRDLVLYESHIIIEYLDERLPHPPLMPVDPVTRGRARLMLWRFNRDWYDLFPEMEGEDKRLAQRARTIIRDGLTVISPIFKDQPYLLGEEFTLADCALAPLLWRLPHYDIELPRQAKPILDYADRLFARKPFRSSLTDAERDMRR; from the coding sequence ATGGCTATTCCCGCCGTCCGTAAACCCATCATGACGCTGTATTCCGGAATCACCTGCCCGTTCAGCCATAAGGTGCGTATCGTCCTTCTGGAAAAGGACGTAGAGTGCCAGATCATCCACGTCGATCTCAAGAAGAAACCGCGAGAACTCGCCGAATTGAACCCCTACAACCAGGTTCCGACGATGGTGGATCGCGACCTCGTACTCTACGAATCGCATATCATTATCGAGTACCTGGACGAACGCCTGCCGCACCCCCCGCTCATGCCGGTGGACCCGGTGACGCGTGGCCGGGCACGCCTGATGCTGTGGCGCTTCAATCGCGACTGGTACGATCTCTTTCCGGAGATGGAGGGGGAAGACAAGCGCCTGGCGCAGCGCGCGCGCACCATCATCCGCGACGGTCTCACGGTCATCTCGCCGATCTTCAAGGATCAGCCCTATCTCTTGGGCGAGGAGTTCACGCTCGCGGACTGCGCCCTGGCCCCGCTCCTGTGGCGGCTTCCCCATTACGACATCGAGCTGCCGCGCCAGGCCAAACCGATCCTGGACTATGCGGATCGCCTGTTCGCGCGCAAGCCATTTCGGTCGAGCCTGACGGACGCCGAACGGGATATGCGGCGCTGA